A portion of the Kribbella jejuensis genome contains these proteins:
- a CDS encoding flotillin family protein codes for MLWTYVGVAAAAVIALLIIFRMVWRVAEPNEALIISGLGAHSSNEQVNETLGFKIVVGRGTAVLPGFQTVRRLPLDIRATPLTVTCVSSQGIPLHIKGVTAYKVGDDYGSIANAARRFLEQSDEQVMGTIHELFAGHLRAIVGSTTVEEMLHDRETLTTNIRGSLAGDMEKLGLVVDSLQIQEIDDESGYIKNLGRPQAAAVEAAARIAQAERDREATEREQVAAAAKAAAIRESEIAKAGYQAEVDQATSKAFQAGPLAAALAKQEVVVAETETAKLNASLAEKQLESTVLKPADAEAYKQRTLAQAARDAQIAAAEANAKEVQLRGEAQAKATELTGKAEASAVQAKAMAEAAGIKARAEALATNTDAVVAQQLAEAYPEIVAAAAGSFEKVGNMVVLNGAQGIEDTLVKTITMGGSGFALAKQLIDSLATKKDEPPKLESVPDDRA; via the coding sequence ATGTTGTGGACGTACGTGGGCGTCGCCGCTGCCGCGGTGATCGCCCTGCTCATCATCTTCCGGATGGTCTGGCGGGTGGCGGAACCGAACGAGGCGCTGATCATCTCCGGTCTCGGCGCGCACTCGAGCAACGAGCAGGTCAACGAGACGCTCGGTTTCAAGATTGTCGTCGGCCGCGGTACGGCGGTGCTCCCAGGCTTCCAGACCGTACGCCGGTTGCCGCTCGACATCCGCGCGACGCCGCTGACCGTGACCTGCGTGTCCAGCCAAGGCATCCCGCTGCACATCAAGGGCGTCACGGCGTACAAGGTCGGTGACGACTACGGCTCGATCGCGAACGCGGCCCGCCGGTTCCTGGAGCAGAGCGACGAGCAGGTGATGGGCACCATCCACGAGCTGTTCGCGGGTCACCTGCGGGCGATCGTGGGTTCGACCACGGTCGAGGAGATGCTGCACGACCGGGAGACGCTGACCACGAACATCCGCGGCTCGCTGGCCGGCGACATGGAGAAGCTCGGCCTGGTCGTGGACTCGCTGCAGATCCAGGAGATCGACGACGAGTCCGGCTACATCAAGAACCTCGGCCGTCCGCAGGCGGCCGCGGTCGAGGCCGCGGCCCGGATCGCGCAGGCCGAGCGGGACCGGGAGGCGACCGAGCGCGAGCAGGTCGCGGCCGCCGCCAAGGCGGCTGCGATCCGGGAGAGCGAGATCGCCAAGGCTGGGTACCAGGCGGAGGTCGACCAGGCGACGTCGAAGGCGTTCCAGGCCGGACCGCTGGCGGCCGCGCTGGCCAAGCAGGAGGTCGTGGTCGCCGAGACCGAGACCGCGAAGCTGAACGCGTCGCTGGCCGAGAAGCAGCTCGAGTCGACCGTGCTGAAGCCGGCCGACGCCGAGGCGTACAAGCAGCGCACGCTGGCACAGGCCGCGCGTGACGCGCAGATCGCGGCCGCAGAGGCGAACGCCAAGGAGGTCCAGCTGCGGGGTGAGGCTCAGGCGAAGGCGACCGAGCTGACCGGTAAGGCCGAGGCGTCCGCGGTGCAGGCGAAGGCGATGGCGGAGGCGGCCGGTATCAAGGCGCGCGCCGAGGCGCTGGCGACCAACACCGACGCGGTCGTGGCGCAGCAGCTCGCCGAGGCCTACCCGGAGATCGTCGCCGCGGCGGCGGGCTCGTTCGAGAAGGTCGGCAACATGGTCGTGCTGAACGGCGCCCAGGGCATCGAGGACACCCTGGTGAAGACGATCACAATGGGCGGCTCCGGGTTCGCCCTGGCCAAGCAGCTGATCGACTCGCTGGCCACGAAGAAGGACGAGCCCCCGAAGCTCGAATCCGTACCGGACGACCGCGCCTGA
- a CDS encoding response regulator transcription factor: MRVIILEDNPILAEGLSLLLDNSGFEVAAIATDADQFATAIAEHQVDIAVVDVRLPPTFTDEGLRAAIEARRVRPGLPVLVFSQYVEEVYAAELLAAGSEGVGYLLKDRVSRVDEFLEAVRRVAAGGTVLDPEVVSQLMVKRSSPLDRLTPREREVLALMAEGLGNTAIGEKLFISDGAVHKHVGNVFLKLDLPPTDSGHRRVLAVLTYLGL, translated from the coding sequence GTGCGGGTGATCATCCTCGAGGACAACCCGATCCTCGCCGAAGGCCTCAGCCTGCTGCTGGACAACTCCGGCTTCGAGGTCGCCGCGATCGCCACCGACGCGGACCAGTTCGCCACGGCGATCGCCGAGCACCAGGTCGACATCGCGGTGGTCGACGTACGGCTGCCACCGACGTTCACCGACGAGGGCCTGCGCGCCGCGATCGAGGCCCGCCGCGTCCGGCCGGGCCTCCCGGTCCTGGTGTTCTCGCAGTACGTCGAGGAGGTCTACGCCGCCGAACTCCTGGCAGCCGGCAGCGAGGGCGTCGGGTACCTGCTGAAGGACCGCGTCTCCCGCGTCGACGAGTTCTTGGAAGCGGTACGCCGGGTTGCGGCCGGAGGCACCGTGCTGGACCCGGAGGTGGTCAGCCAGCTCATGGTGAAGCGCAGCAGCCCGCTCGACCGCCTCACGCCGCGCGAACGCGAAGTACTCGCTCTGATGGCCGAAGGTCTCGGCAACACCGCGATCGGCGAGAAGCTCTTCATCTCCGACGGTGCGGTTCACAAGCACGTCGGCAACGTGTTCCTGAAGCTGGACCTTCCACCGACCGACTCCGGCCACCGCAGGGTGCTGGCGGTTCTCACCTACCTCGGCCTCTGA
- a CDS encoding sensor histidine kinase, which yields MVEPAVPTAAVLVPQDVSMLKKMLSRGGPAAGYLVIRFFKSVTLLAALPVSLIWGWLIPGATAGLVRLANSERYRAAKFLGLPQAEELPPALPRQPGDVVTLFRDKSFKRALRCLLMPVAMIPELAVAVVAIIGAPAAVVGMLFWWTDPGNVSLMGIDVNNWFEALTLGPLQIGAGLWFLGRVAPALARGHANAALQLLAPSPEQLETVRLERRVEELTKSRAGAVDSHGAELRRIERDLHDGTQAQLVSLAMRIGIAKRTMADDPEKAAKLLDDARDGAEQAMTELRGVLRTMYPPILADRGLAGAVSALAARCPLPVELRIGELGQVPAAVEACAYFVVAEALTNVTKHSAAGHVDVQLERRGPELYLAVTDDGIGGARISEQSDLLGRGSGLHGMLHRVQAIDGHMELHSPIGGPTTVEVILPCG from the coding sequence ATGGTAGAGCCTGCTGTACCGACCGCTGCCGTACTCGTACCGCAAGATGTGAGCATGCTCAAGAAGATGCTGTCCCGGGGTGGTCCGGCCGCTGGTTACCTGGTCATCCGCTTCTTCAAGTCGGTCACGTTGCTGGCCGCGCTCCCTGTCAGCCTGATCTGGGGCTGGCTGATCCCGGGCGCCACCGCGGGTCTGGTGCGGCTCGCCAACAGCGAGCGGTACCGCGCAGCGAAGTTCCTCGGCCTCCCGCAGGCAGAGGAACTGCCACCCGCGCTCCCGCGGCAGCCGGGGGACGTGGTGACGCTCTTCCGGGACAAGTCGTTCAAGCGCGCGCTGCGCTGTCTGCTGATGCCGGTCGCGATGATCCCGGAGCTGGCCGTCGCGGTGGTCGCCATCATCGGTGCGCCCGCCGCGGTGGTCGGCATGCTCTTCTGGTGGACCGACCCGGGCAACGTCAGCCTGATGGGTATCGACGTCAACAACTGGTTCGAGGCGCTCACGCTCGGCCCGCTCCAGATCGGTGCCGGTCTGTGGTTCCTCGGCAGGGTCGCCCCGGCTCTGGCCCGCGGCCACGCCAACGCGGCGCTCCAGCTGCTGGCGCCTAGCCCGGAGCAGCTGGAAACGGTCCGGCTGGAACGGCGCGTGGAGGAGCTCACGAAGAGCAGGGCAGGTGCTGTCGACTCGCATGGCGCGGAGCTGCGCCGGATAGAGCGGGACCTGCACGACGGTACGCAGGCTCAGCTGGTGTCGCTGGCGATGCGGATCGGTATCGCCAAGCGGACGATGGCAGATGACCCCGAGAAGGCGGCCAAGCTGCTCGACGACGCCCGTGACGGTGCAGAGCAGGCCATGACCGAGCTGCGCGGCGTACTGCGCACCATGTACCCGCCGATCCTGGCCGATCGCGGTCTGGCCGGGGCGGTGTCTGCGCTTGCTGCCAGATGCCCGCTACCGGTAGAGCTTCGCATCGGTGAGCTGGGTCAAGTCCCTGCCGCAGTAGAGGCGTGCGCGTACTTCGTAGTTGCGGAGGCCCTCACCAACGTCACCAAGCACAGTGCGGCCGGGCATGTCGACGTACAGCTCGAGCGCCGTGGTCCGGAGCTCTACCTCGCGGTCACAGACGACGGGATCGGCGGGGCGCGGATCAGTGAGCAGAGCGACCTGCTCGGTCGGGGGAGCGGACTGCATGGCATGCTCCATCGCGTGCAGGCGATCGACGGACACATGGAACTGCACAGCCCGATCGGTGGGCCGACCACCGTCGAGGTGATCCTTCCGTGCGGGTGA
- a CDS encoding amidohydrolase family protein translates to MSGVLRLTGTVLPAGEQQELHLSGGLVVNRPAAADVTTVHTGGWIVPGLVDAHCHIGLDQHGGVDQQTQEEQAIADRDAGALLVRDAGSPVDTRWIDDREDLPKIIRAGRHLARSKRYLRNYGWEIEPEELVAYVEQEARRGDGWVKLVGDWIDREAGDLTPCWPADALTAAIARAHELGARVTAHVFGEHALPDLLAAGIDCLEHGTGIEPGLLSELAERQVAVVPTLIQLENFPQYAEQAAGKFPVYAAHMRDLYERRLHRLRDAFEAGVPVYAGTDAGGVLGHGLVAQEIQALTEIGMSGEQALAAGSWAAREWLGAPSELRPGDPADLVVYDEDPRANPAVLTHPRLIALRGKVISTRG, encoded by the coding sequence ATGAGCGGCGTACTAAGGCTGACCGGCACGGTGTTGCCGGCTGGTGAGCAGCAGGAGCTCCACCTCAGCGGTGGGCTGGTCGTCAACCGGCCCGCCGCTGCTGACGTGACGACCGTGCACACCGGCGGCTGGATCGTGCCGGGGCTGGTCGACGCGCACTGCCACATCGGGCTCGACCAGCACGGCGGGGTCGACCAGCAGACGCAGGAGGAGCAGGCGATCGCCGACCGCGACGCCGGTGCGCTGCTGGTCCGGGACGCCGGTTCGCCGGTCGACACCCGCTGGATCGACGACCGCGAGGACCTGCCGAAGATCATCCGGGCCGGCCGGCACCTCGCCCGCTCGAAGCGGTACCTGCGCAACTACGGCTGGGAGATCGAGCCGGAGGAGCTCGTCGCGTACGTCGAGCAGGAGGCCCGCCGCGGTGACGGGTGGGTCAAGCTGGTCGGCGACTGGATCGATCGCGAGGCCGGTGACCTCACACCCTGCTGGCCCGCCGACGCGCTGACCGCCGCGATCGCCCGCGCGCACGAGCTCGGTGCCCGCGTCACCGCCCACGTCTTCGGCGAGCACGCGCTCCCGGATCTGCTCGCCGCGGGCATCGACTGCCTCGAACACGGCACCGGTATCGAGCCCGGGCTCCTCAGCGAGCTGGCCGAGCGCCAGGTGGCCGTCGTACCGACGCTGATCCAGTTGGAGAACTTCCCGCAGTACGCCGAGCAGGCCGCGGGCAAGTTCCCGGTGTACGCCGCCCACATGCGAGACCTGTACGAACGCCGCCTGCACCGGTTGCGGGACGCGTTCGAGGCCGGCGTACCGGTGTACGCCGGGACCGACGCCGGAGGGGTGCTCGGGCACGGGCTGGTCGCGCAGGAGATCCAGGCGCTGACCGAGATCGGGATGTCGGGAGAACAGGCGCTCGCCGCCGGGTCGTGGGCGGCCCGTGAGTGGCTCGGTGCGCCGAGCGAGCTGCGCCCCGGCGACCCAGCCGATCTGGTGGTGTACGACGAGGACCCGCGCGCGAACCCCGCCGTGCTCACGCATCCGCGCCTGATCGCGCTCCGCGGAAAGGTGATCTCTACCAGAGGCTGA
- a CDS encoding lytic transglycosylase domain-containing protein codes for MRLTRSGNRRVKIIIASLCTAPLLVGAVVTVASGGTGAAGELTAGSPVAPSPGAGLNSGEFDELTMIVPQRPGVDGQLGSDKPARADVPVQGATDGRSVVRPGRPGAVNGIPRGVFPAYRRATANLAVVRPNCGLTWPLLAGVGKVESDHASGGRVDVAGTTRGRILGPVLNGRHGNGRITDTDHGKYDGDQTWDRAVGPMQIIPQVWDEFGADGNGDGFRNPNNVYDAVTTVAVVLCAQGDDLRNPRDLVASLLRYHHSKDFVATVLKWMRVYSKNAVLVPNAKGNIAAAKQNGNADRRVDPRVVPDIPDDTKTATPTPPPASTTTMPTVAPPSTPWDKPTPPKPVDTPTDWPTHPTSTPTKSPTKTPTKPPTKTPTPTPTPTPTPTETPTETPTQTPSGTPCAGNETTTPTCTPGGGSHG; via the coding sequence ATGCGCCTAACCCGTAGTGGAAACCGTCGGGTCAAAATCATCATCGCTTCACTGTGTACCGCCCCGCTCCTGGTCGGGGCCGTTGTCACCGTCGCCTCGGGGGGTACCGGTGCCGCCGGAGAGCTCACGGCGGGCAGTCCGGTCGCCCCGTCGCCCGGCGCCGGGCTGAACAGCGGTGAGTTCGACGAACTGACGATGATCGTGCCGCAGCGCCCCGGAGTGGACGGGCAGCTCGGATCCGACAAACCCGCCCGTGCCGACGTCCCCGTGCAAGGGGCCACCGACGGGCGATCGGTCGTCCGTCCCGGGCGGCCGGGAGCCGTGAACGGCATCCCGCGCGGGGTCTTCCCCGCCTACCGCCGGGCCACCGCGAACCTCGCGGTCGTCCGGCCGAATTGTGGTCTCACCTGGCCGTTGCTGGCCGGCGTCGGCAAGGTCGAGTCCGACCACGCCAGCGGCGGCCGGGTCGACGTGGCCGGCACCACCCGCGGCCGGATCCTCGGCCCGGTGCTGAACGGCCGGCACGGCAACGGCCGGATCACCGACACCGACCACGGCAAGTACGACGGCGACCAGACCTGGGACCGGGCCGTCGGGCCGATGCAGATCATTCCGCAGGTCTGGGACGAGTTCGGGGCCGACGGCAACGGCGACGGTTTCCGCAACCCGAACAACGTGTACGACGCGGTCACCACGGTCGCCGTGGTGCTCTGCGCCCAGGGTGACGACCTGCGCAACCCGCGCGACCTGGTCGCCTCGCTGCTGCGCTACCACCACTCCAAGGACTTCGTCGCGACGGTCCTGAAGTGGATGCGGGTCTACAGCAAGAACGCGGTCCTGGTGCCGAACGCGAAGGGCAACATCGCCGCCGCGAAGCAGAACGGCAACGCCGACCGCCGGGTCGACCCGCGGGTGGTCCCGGACATTCCGGACGACACCAAGACGGCGACCCCGACCCCGCCGCCGGCGAGCACGACCACGATGCCGACGGTCGCCCCGCCGAGCACGCCGTGGGACAAGCCGACGCCGCCGAAGCCGGTCGACACACCGACGGACTGGCCGACGCACCCGACGTCGACGCCGACCAAGAGCCCCACCAAGACGCCGACGAAGCCGCCGACCAAGACGCCGACGCCGACGCCGACGCCCACCCCGACCCCGACCGAGACGCCGACCGAGACCCCGACGCAGACCCCGTCCGGGACGCCCTGCGCCGGCAACGAGACCACCACCCCGACCTGCACGCCGGGCGGCGGCTCGCACGGATAG
- a CDS encoding lytic transglycosylase domain-containing protein translates to MRQQFKNLDTWRGKLTAAWVCLAPPTAMVAVFVVGGVTSNTFVVDAHALAAPRQDAVFDNLAENVPNRPGADGSLPSQAKSAIQVPVTGTTDGTVQPIPGAFGNASGIPGTVLAAYQKAARDLAMSMPGCYITWPLLAGIGKVESDHASGGKVDALGNTRGKILGPVLDGGPGTAAIADTDHGVYDGNTTWDRAVGPMQFIPGTWKTFGADGNGDGVKDPHNVFDAARAAGDYLCSGGANLSDPQGLVQAVLTYNHSMDYVSTVLRWMQSYSKDTVSIPDKPGQIDIPGDGGNAEDKDGQRTTTTTPTSPATSPPTTVPTTAPTTGATSPTVAPTSKPTASVTSTPSKTPTKTPTKTPSGTPTKTTPPSTPTSTPTSPTSPPTSPTTPPTTPPTTPTTPPTTPPTTPPTSPDPSCAPTTAPTETPTPSPSDSPTTTPSPCNTAAPASDETPAASQPAN, encoded by the coding sequence ATGAGGCAGCAGTTCAAGAACCTGGACACCTGGCGGGGAAAGCTGACCGCCGCCTGGGTCTGCCTGGCTCCGCCCACCGCCATGGTCGCCGTGTTCGTGGTCGGCGGAGTCACCTCGAACACGTTCGTCGTGGACGCCCACGCACTGGCCGCGCCGCGCCAGGACGCGGTCTTCGACAACCTCGCGGAGAACGTTCCGAACCGGCCGGGCGCCGACGGCAGCCTCCCGTCGCAGGCGAAGTCCGCGATCCAGGTCCCGGTCACGGGGACCACCGACGGCACCGTGCAGCCGATCCCCGGCGCGTTCGGGAACGCGTCGGGCATCCCGGGCACCGTGCTGGCGGCGTACCAGAAAGCCGCTCGCGATCTGGCGATGTCGATGCCGGGCTGCTACATCACCTGGCCGTTGCTGGCCGGCATCGGCAAGGTCGAGTCCGACCACGCCAGCGGCGGCAAGGTCGACGCATTGGGCAATACCCGCGGCAAGATCCTCGGCCCGGTCCTCGACGGCGGTCCCGGGACGGCGGCGATCGCCGACACCGACCACGGCGTGTACGACGGGAACACGACCTGGGACCGCGCCGTCGGGCCGATGCAGTTCATCCCCGGGACCTGGAAGACGTTCGGTGCCGACGGCAACGGTGACGGCGTGAAGGATCCGCACAACGTGTTCGACGCGGCCCGTGCGGCGGGGGACTACCTCTGCTCCGGTGGCGCGAACCTGTCCGACCCGCAGGGCCTGGTGCAGGCTGTGCTGACCTACAACCACTCGATGGACTACGTGTCGACGGTGCTGCGCTGGATGCAGTCGTACAGCAAGGACACCGTGAGCATCCCGGACAAGCCGGGGCAGATCGACATCCCGGGTGACGGCGGCAACGCCGAGGACAAGGACGGGCAGCGGACGACGACCACGACGCCGACCTCCCCGGCGACCTCTCCGCCGACGACGGTCCCGACGACAGCGCCGACGACCGGTGCGACCTCGCCGACGGTCGCGCCGACGTCGAAGCCGACCGCGAGCGTGACCTCGACGCCGTCCAAGACCCCCACCAAGACTCCGACCAAGACGCCGTCGGGCACACCGACCAAGACCACTCCGCCGAGCACCCCGACCTCGACGCCGACGAGTCCGACGAGTCCGCCGACGTCTCCGACAACGCCGCCGACAACGCCACCGACGACACCGACGACACCGCCCACCACGCCGCCGACGACCCCGCCGACGAGTCCGGACCCGAGCTGCGCACCGACCACAGCCCCGACTGAGACGCCCACCCCGTCCCCGTCGGACTCGCCGACCACCACGCCGAGCCCGTGCAACACCGCCGCGCCCGCCTCCGACGAGACCCCCGCCGCCTCACAACCGGCCAACTGA
- the ffh gene encoding signal recognition particle protein — MFDTLSDRLSTAFKNLRGKGKLTDADIDATAREIRIALLEADVALPVVREFIAAVKERASGAEVRGGLNPAQQVIKIVNEELIKILGGETRELRMAKRPPTVIMLAGLQGAGKTTLAGKLAKWLKETQHQTPMLVAADLQRPNAVTQLQVVGERAGVPVYAPEPGNGVGDPVDVARKAMDEARSKQHSVVIVDTAGRLGVDEELMKQAADIRDAVNPDEILFVVDAMIGQDAVTTAQAFLDGVGFDGVVLSKLDGDARGGAALSIAQVTGRQVMFASNGEKLEDFDVFHPDRMASRILGMGDVLSLIEQAERTFDAEEAAKTAAKLQKKGGKDFTLDDFLAQMQSVRKMGPLTKIFGMLPGANQFKDQLENFDEREIDRIEAVIHSMTPAERADPNIINGSRRARIAKGSGTEVATVSGLVERFFEARKMMAAMASGKGLPGMPGMPGMPGMGGGGRKAKQQQQKKGKKRGSGNPAKRANQGNQQPQAPQPGQLPAAFGGQNGGDFELPDDLKKMLGGN, encoded by the coding sequence GTGTTCGACACGCTTTCCGATCGGCTCTCCACCGCGTTCAAGAACCTGCGGGGCAAGGGCAAGCTGACCGACGCCGACATCGACGCGACCGCCCGGGAGATCCGGATCGCGTTGCTGGAGGCCGATGTCGCGCTGCCCGTCGTGCGGGAGTTCATCGCGGCGGTGAAGGAACGCGCCAGCGGTGCCGAGGTGCGCGGCGGGCTGAACCCGGCGCAGCAGGTGATCAAGATCGTCAACGAGGAACTGATCAAGATCCTCGGTGGCGAGACCCGCGAGCTGCGGATGGCCAAGCGGCCGCCGACGGTGATCATGCTCGCCGGTCTGCAGGGTGCCGGTAAGACCACCCTGGCCGGCAAGCTCGCCAAGTGGCTGAAGGAGACCCAGCACCAGACACCGATGCTGGTCGCGGCCGACCTGCAGCGGCCGAACGCGGTCACCCAGCTCCAGGTCGTCGGTGAGCGCGCCGGCGTGCCGGTGTACGCACCCGAGCCGGGCAACGGCGTCGGCGACCCGGTCGACGTGGCCCGCAAGGCGATGGACGAGGCGCGGTCCAAGCAGCACAGCGTCGTGATCGTCGACACGGCCGGCCGGCTGGGCGTCGACGAGGAACTGATGAAGCAGGCCGCGGACATCCGCGACGCGGTCAACCCGGACGAGATCCTGTTCGTCGTCGACGCGATGATCGGTCAGGACGCGGTCACCACGGCGCAGGCCTTCCTGGACGGCGTCGGCTTCGATGGCGTCGTACTGTCCAAGCTCGACGGTGACGCCCGCGGTGGTGCCGCGCTGTCGATCGCACAGGTCACCGGCCGCCAGGTGATGTTCGCGTCCAACGGTGAGAAGCTCGAGGACTTCGACGTCTTCCACCCGGACCGGATGGCGTCCCGGATCCTCGGGATGGGCGACGTACTCAGCCTGATCGAGCAGGCCGAGCGGACCTTCGACGCGGAAGAGGCCGCGAAGACCGCGGCCAAGCTGCAGAAGAAGGGCGGCAAGGACTTCACCCTGGACGACTTCCTCGCCCAGATGCAGTCGGTCCGCAAGATGGGCCCGCTGACCAAGATCTTCGGCATGCTGCCCGGCGCGAACCAGTTCAAGGACCAGCTGGAGAACTTCGACGAGCGCGAGATCGACCGGATCGAGGCCGTCATCCATTCGATGACGCCGGCCGAGCGGGCCGACCCGAACATCATCAACGGCTCCCGCCGGGCCCGGATCGCCAAGGGTTCCGGTACCGAGGTGGCCACCGTCAGCGGCCTGGTCGAGCGGTTCTTCGAGGCCCGCAAGATGATGGCCGCGATGGCCTCCGGCAAGGGCCTGCCGGGAATGCCCGGGATGCCTGGCATGCCGGGGATGGGCGGCGGCGGCCGGAAGGCCAAGCAGCAACAGCAGAAGAAGGGCAAGAAGCGCGGCTCCGGCAACCCGGCCAAGCGGGCGAACCAGGGCAACCAGCAGCCGCAGGCTCCGCAGCCCGGTCAGCTGCCGGCCGCTTTCGGCGGCCAGAACGGCGGCGACTTCGAGCTGCCGGACGACCTGAAGAAGATGCTCGGCGGCAACTGA
- a CDS encoding arginase family protein gives MRDQGFLPRVGAVDGGCVTPPRYDVHGWKPGDGVFNAAAMAAYTVRLADRVASFVARGDFVVLLGGECSNLLGPALGLRRLGRYGVVYLDGHSDFRTTENSPYVGAAGGEALALVTGRGQDDLTDLEGLGPYVRDTDAVLLGIRDDDEYVADVERARIPVWRASRISENPTAVATATLAHLTGAAGAGAVDGVGAGGLDGFWVHLDVDVLDAAVMPAVDSPEPGGIGYAELREVLRPLVRDPRCVGLDVGIFDPDLDPDGRYAAELTDALVAVLA, from the coding sequence GTGCGGGATCAGGGGTTCTTGCCGCGGGTCGGGGCGGTGGACGGCGGATGCGTGACTCCGCCGCGGTACGACGTACACGGGTGGAAGCCTGGGGACGGGGTGTTCAACGCGGCTGCGATGGCGGCGTACACGGTTCGGCTGGCGGATCGGGTGGCGTCGTTCGTGGCGCGGGGGGACTTCGTGGTGTTGCTCGGCGGTGAGTGCAGCAACCTGCTCGGGCCGGCGTTGGGGTTGCGGCGGTTGGGGCGGTACGGCGTGGTGTACCTCGACGGGCACTCGGATTTCCGGACCACCGAGAACTCGCCGTATGTCGGCGCCGCGGGTGGGGAGGCGCTCGCGTTGGTGACCGGGCGCGGGCAGGACGACCTGACGGACCTGGAGGGCCTCGGGCCCTACGTGCGGGACACCGACGCGGTGCTGCTCGGCATCCGCGACGACGACGAGTACGTCGCCGACGTCGAGCGCGCCCGCATCCCGGTCTGGCGAGCCAGTCGGATCTCCGAGAACCCGACGGCGGTCGCCACCGCCACGCTGGCGCACCTCACCGGCGCGGCGGGTGCCGGCGCGGTGGACGGGGTGGGTGCGGGGGGCCTCGATGGGTTTTGGGTGCATTTGGACGTGGATGTGCTGGATGCTGCGGTGATGCCGGCGGTGGACAGTCCGGAGCCGGGTGGGATTGGATACGCCGAGCTTCGCGAGGTACTTCGGCCGTTGGTGAGGGATCCGCGGTGCGTGGGGCTCGATGTGGGGATCTTCGATCCGGACCTCGACCCGGACGGCCGGTATGCGGCTGAGCTGACCGACGCGCTGGTGGCAGTGCTCGCGTGA
- a CDS encoding DUF2332 domain-containing protein produces MDLVEALQRQATACEDLGSPMYAELLRLIVDDYEVGGISVRALEGYEDRSFGEAIGLRLLASVHGLVLSGTAPELAAFYPSVGGTWDPVLGWEAFEQVLQSRLGEVRSLLTQPPQTNEVGRAAALYGGLLQLVEVVPLPVRLFEIGASGGLNLRADRFRYVAGGTSYGPAESPVVFENAWTGRVPSVDLRIAERVGCDIAPVDPLTDSGALTLTSYVWPDMAERLTRLRGALAIAHDVPADVRPEDAVSFLRALELSEGHVTVVWHSIMWQYLRRPDRAAIEARLAELGAQATDSAPLAHLSLEPHRVLTHKPGSDGYEYRIDLQTWPTGKTRTLGTASPHGQDLAWLS; encoded by the coding sequence GTGGATCTTGTAGAGGCACTGCAGCGACAGGCGACCGCCTGTGAGGACTTGGGCTCTCCGATGTACGCCGAGCTGCTCCGGCTGATCGTCGACGACTACGAGGTCGGTGGGATCTCGGTCAGGGCGCTGGAGGGGTACGAGGACCGTTCGTTCGGCGAGGCGATCGGGCTGCGGCTGCTGGCCTCGGTCCACGGGCTGGTGTTGTCCGGTACGGCGCCCGAGCTGGCGGCGTTCTACCCGAGCGTGGGCGGGACGTGGGACCCCGTGCTCGGCTGGGAGGCGTTCGAGCAGGTGCTGCAGTCGCGGCTGGGGGAGGTGCGTTCCTTGCTGACCCAGCCGCCACAGACGAACGAGGTGGGTCGCGCGGCTGCTCTGTACGGCGGCCTGCTCCAGTTGGTGGAGGTCGTGCCACTGCCGGTGCGGCTGTTCGAGATCGGTGCGAGTGGTGGGCTGAACCTACGGGCGGACCGGTTCCGGTACGTGGCCGGCGGGACGTCGTACGGGCCTGCTGAGAGCCCTGTGGTGTTCGAGAACGCATGGACAGGACGCGTGCCGTCGGTGGACCTGCGGATCGCCGAGCGGGTCGGATGCGACATCGCCCCGGTGGATCCGCTCACGGACTCCGGTGCGCTCACGTTGACGTCGTACGTGTGGCCGGACATGGCGGAGCGGTTGACGCGGCTGCGTGGCGCACTGGCGATCGCGCACGACGTACCGGCCGACGTACGACCGGAGGACGCGGTGTCGTTCCTGCGGGCGCTGGAGTTGTCCGAGGGGCACGTGACCGTGGTGTGGCACTCGATCATGTGGCAGTACCTGCGCCGCCCGGACCGGGCCGCGATCGAGGCCCGCCTGGCGGAGCTGGGCGCCCAGGCGACGGACTCCGCGCCGCTCGCCCACCTCAGCCTGGAACCGCACCGCGTACTCACCCACAAGCCTGGCAGCGACGGGTACGAGTACCGCATCGACCTGCAAACCTGGCCAACCGGCAAAACCCGCACCCTGGGCACCGCGTCACCCCACGGCCAGGACCTCGCCTGGCTCAGCTGA